The sequence AACTGGCTGGATGGCTCGCCCATGGTGCGGTTGACCATGCGTCCGCGCCTGACCGCCGGGCGTTCGGCGAGCTGATTAGTCCAGCGCTGCACGTTCTTGTACTCCTGTACCTGCAGGAATTCGCCGGCGTCATACAACAGCCCTTTTGCCAGACTGCCGTACCACGGCCAGATCGCCATGTCGGCAATCGTGTACTCATCGCCGGCAATGTATTCGTTGTCGGCAAGGCGTTTGTCCAGCACATCCATCTGACGCTTGACCTCCATTGCATAGCGGTCGATCGCGTATTCGACTTTTAATGGTGCATACGCATAGAAGTGACCGAAGCCACCACCCAGAAATGGTCCGCTACCCATTTGCCAGAACAGCCATGACAGGCATTCGGCGCGCCTGGCGCTGTCGGTGGGCAGGAAGGCACCGAATTTTTCGGCCAAATAGACCAGGATGGCACCCGACTCGAAGATCCGGATCGGCGCTGCGCCGCTATGGTCCACCAGCGCTGGAATCTTGGAGTTCGGATTGATCTCCACAAAACCGCTGCCGAACTGATCGCCTTCATGAATCCGGATCAGCCAGGCATCGTATTCCGCGCCTGTGTGTCCGGCGGCCAGCAGCTCTTCGAGCATCACGGTGACCTTGACGCCATTGGGCGTGCCCATCGAATACAGCTGCAGCGGATGTACGCCGCGTTGCAGTTCTTTGTCGCGGGTAGGGCCGGATACCGGACGGTTGATATTGGCGAAAAGGCCGCCGCTTTCCTTGTCGGCAGTCCAAATTTTAGGCGGGGTGTAGGTCGATGCATCAGTCATGGGTAACTCCTTTGAAATGGTGAAAAACGCCGGGCTGATGTACAGGCCTGGCCGGTCGTGCATGTCGTGCTGAGGATTAACGCAGTGCGGCGTCTTCGGCTGTGACCAGCTCGATACCGGTCCAGTCAAGTTTGCCGCGCTGCTTGGCAAGGCTGGTCAGCAGCCGGTCATGGAGCAAGTCGGCCAGTGGCATCGGTACCATCGCCGCTTCGGCAACGTCGCGCACCAGACGCACATCCTTCATACCGAGTTCGAGCTTGAAGCCGGCCGGCTCGAAAGCGCGTTCGGCGATGGTGCGGCCGTAGTTCTGGTAAATCGGGCAGGCGAAGATGGTCTGGCCAAAAAAGCTCGCCAGCGCAGCGCGGTCGATGCCATTTTTTTCGGCCAGGGCCTGTGCTTCAGCCATGGTTTCGATGGCGGCCAGGATCATGAAATTGCCGGACAGTTTGACGACGTTCGCCGCCGCCGGATCGTCGCCAAAGTCATGGATGCCCTGTCCGAGAATAGTGAGGATGGCCTTGGCACGTTGCTTGGCATCGCCGCTGCCGGACTGGACAATCCAGAGCTTGCTGGCGGCAGCCGCTTCGGGCCGGCCGAATACCGGCGCACTCAAAAACAGGCTGCCGTTCGCGGCATGTAGCGCAGCCAGTTTTTTCGAGGTCTCAGGTGACACGGTACTCATCGAGATATGTAAGCCGCCTTTACCGAGCTTGTGAAGCAGACCGTCCTGGCCCAGCGTGACCGCTTCGAGCGCGGCATCATTGGACAGCATCGTGATGGCGATACCGCCTTCGACGACGGCGCCGGCGGCGGTGTCGGCGATGCTGGCACCGTCGGCAGCGAAGGCTTCTGCAACGGCGCGGGTGCGGTTATACACGGTGACGGCAAGACCGCTCTTGAGCAGGTTGCGCGCCATCGGCGCACCCATGCTGCCTAGTCCGAGAAAGCCGATATGTGGTGTGGTCATGGAGTTCTCCGTAGTCTGGTGCAGTTGATAGTGCGGCGGTGTCCGGACCGGCTGCGATAGGAGTTCGCGGCCGGCGCAGGGAGTCGTTGCTTGATCCGGCATCGGTGCCCATGATAGTTGAGATAGTTGGACTCCCGCTCAAGCGTACCAAGTCATCCGCTATAAGGTGCCGCAAGGCGTTGATGTCCCTCATGGTCACAGTCCCGGAAATGGCCGCTACTCGCCACTTTCAGTGTACCTTGAGGGATACCATTTTTCGGAGTCGCCATGCCAGACGCAAGAATGCCGCTTCGCCAGTTACGCGATTTGCCCGGTCCGCCAACGCTCCCGATAATCGGCAATATCCACCAGATCACACCCGATCGCGTGCACCGGATCGTCGAGCAGTGGTGCGGGCAATACGGTGATTTTTTCCGCATGTCGCTGGGGCACGCTACCTTGCTGGTGGTCGCAGACCACGTGACGATAGGCGCGATCCTGCGCGACCGGCCGGCCGGCTTCCGGCGTCCGGCCGTCACTGAAAAAGTCTCGCACGAGATGGGCGGTATTCCGGGCCTGTTCCTGGCCGAGGGCGATGATTGGCGCAACCAGCGAAGAATGGTCATGACGGCGCTGTCGCCGACGGCAATCAAGGCGTATTTTCCAGCACTGATCAAAGTGGCCTTGCGCTTGCAGCAGCGCTGGAATACGGCGGCTGCAAACGAAACACCCATCGACCTGTCGGACGACCTGAAGCGCTATACCGTCGACATCATCGCCGGCCTGGCATTCGGCACCGACGTCAACACGATTGCCTCCGGCGAAGACCGGATCCAGCAACATCTGGACGTGATCCTGCCGATGGTGGCACGACGCAGCCTGGCACTGTTTCCTTACTGGCGTTACGTGCGGCTGCCTTCCGACCGGCGACTGGACCGCAGCGTCGTCGCGCTCAAGAGCGCCATCAGCGAACTGATCGCCGGTGCGCACGACCGTCTCGCTGCCGAACCGGCCCGCCGTGACAATCCGCGCAATCTGCTCGAAGCGATGCTGGTGGCCGCCGCCGAACCCGATAGCGGCGTGACCGACCGGACCGTCTCCGGCAATGTCACGACGATGCTGCTGGCTGGCGAAGACACCACCGCCAACACGATCGCCTGGATGCTGTATCTGCTGCAGGCGCATCCGGCAGCGCTGCAGCAGGCCAGTGACGAAGTGCGCCGGGTCGCGCCCGATCCGGCTGGCTATACGATCGAACAGATGGATGCGCTGGACTATGTCGATGCCTGCGCGCTGGAGGCGATGCGGCTCAAGCCGGTCGCGCCGTATATTCCGGTCCAGGCGTTGCACGATACGGTGATCGGGGATATTGCGATACCGGCGGGTACGCCGATATGGTGTGTGCTGCGCCGGCACAGCGTCGATGAACAGTTCTTCACTGCAGCCGGCAGCTTCAACCCGCAACGCTGGCGCGATGCAGGCGACGAAGGCGGTGCCGACAAACGCATTGCGATGCCGTTCGGTGCCGGTGCGCGCACGTGTCCGGGGCGTTATCTGGCCTTGCTCGAAATAAAAATGGCAATCGCCCTGGTACTCGGGCAATTTGATCTGGTGTCGGTGCAGACCGACGACGGTCAGGAACCGCGCGAGTTGATGGCGTTCGTGATGTCGCCGGTCGGTCTGAAGATGACCTTGCGGCGTCGCTCCTAGCGGCGCAGGATCAGCGCGTTGACCAGTTCCGGCAAGGCGCTCATTGTGTCGAAGGTGGCATGAACCCCGAGCGCCTGCATGCGCAATGCCTGTCCGGCCGGAACATGTCCGCCGCCGATATATCCCAGCACCACCATCCCAGCGGCGACCGCAGCGGTCGCGCCGGTGATGCTGTCTTCAACCGCAATGCAGTGACCCGGTGCGACGCCGAGGCCGGCTGCTGCTGCCAGATAGACCGCCGGATCAGGCTTGGGCAAACCGCTGTTGTCAGGCGTGTGGATGTGGGTGCCGAACAGCGGCGCCAGGCCGGTACGGGCCAGCGCTGCGCGCACGCGGTCGCTGTGGCTGTTGCTGGCGACGGCTTTCGGTAGCGCGATCGCGGCCAGCGCGTCGGCCACGCCGGGCACCAGCGACAGCCGGCGATCGCATTCGTGTTCGATGTATTCGCCAATGGCTATCAGTTCGCCATGGGCGGGCGTCGCCTCCAGAATGACAAACAATTGCGCCAGTACTTCGACCAGCGGCAAGCCAAGGCGCGGACGGATCAGTGCGGCGAGTTGTTCGCGGTCGGCCATGCGCGACTGCAAGGACGTCAGCATCGCATCGAGCGCGACGGCCTCGCTGTCGATTAGCACACCATCGCAATCGCTGACCAGATGCGTTAAAGGGGGAACAGGGTAAGCGTGGTCAAGCAAAAGGAATCCTCATGGCATATTGTCGATGGGCGGACGGCATCAGAAGCCTTCGTCAGCAGTCAGGTAGCGCCATTCACCGACCGGTAAATCACCCAGCTTGATGTTGCCGATGCGCACGCGCTTCAAGCCCAGCACCTTCAGGCCGACCATGTCGCACATGCGCCGGATCTGGCGCTTCTTGCCTTCGCGCAGAATGAAGCTGAGCTGGTCCTCGTTCTGCCAGCGCACTTTGGCCGGCAGCAGTTCCTTGCCATCCATCGTCAGGCCGTGCTGCAGTTTCAGCAACTGGTTTTCCGGCAGCCGGCCGGGGCGATCGTACTGGACCCGTACCAGATATTCCTTTTCGACCTCGGTGGTTTCGCCGATCAACTGCTTGGCAACGCGGCCATCCTGCGTCAGCACCAGCAAGCCAATCGAGTCGATGTCGAGTCGTCCGGCCGGCACCAGGCTACGTAATTGGGTCGGGTGGAATTGCGTTGTGGCATGGTCTTCGGCCCAGCGGTTTTCCGGCTTGATCAGCGTCACGGCGGGCTGGTAGCCATCTTCGGCCTGGCCGCTCACGTAGCCCATCGGCTTGTTGATCAGGATGGTCACCAGCTTCGACTGCTCGGCGGCAGCTTGCCGCTCAATGGTCACGTGCTGGCTTGGCAAGACCTTGCTGCCGAGTTCGGAGACGACCTTGCCGTCGACCCGGACCCAGCCTTTTTCAATCCAGACATCGGCTTCGCGGCGGGAGCACAGGCCCAGTTCGGACATGCGTTTGGAGAGGCGGAGTGGTTCGGTCATGGTGTTCGTCAATCAAAGAAGTGGAGCTTAGACGCGCAAGGCGTCAAGCAAATCGGTTTCGAGCTGGATCTGGCTGCGCGCATTATTGAGCGTCGGCCCGTCGACCAGGAAGACGTCTTCGACCCGCTCGCCCAGCGTCATGATCTTGGCGGTATGCAGCGAAATCCGGTAGGTGGCGAGCACGCTGGCAATCGCGTACAGCAAGCCGTTGCGGTCGTTGGCGGAGACGCTCAGCAGATAGTACTGGCCGCGGTCGTCCGGGCGCAGGTCGACCGTCGGCGTGATCGGGAAGGTGCGCGACAGGCGCGACAAGCGGCCACGCTTGGGTTCCGGCAAGGGCTCGGCACTGCTCAGCAAATGCGTCAGTTCATGCTCGATCAGGCTGATGATGTCGCGGTAGTTATTGGCAAAATTCGGCTCGGTCACAAGGAAGGTATCGAGCGCGTAACCGTGCCGCGTGGTGTGGATCTTCGCATCGAGGATGCTGAAATTTTTCTGGTCGAAATAGCTGCAGATGCGGGCGAACAGGTCGGGCTGGTCTTTCAGGTAGACGGTCACCTGCAAGCCTTCGCCGATGGTGGCCAGGCGGCATTTGACGACCGGCGTCGGGCTGTCAAAACGGCCGTACAGTGCGCGCGTCTGCCAGGCGATATCGGATGCGTCATGGCGCAAAAAATACGCGACATCGAGCTGCTTCCAGAGGACTTCGTGCGCATCGGCCGGCAGGCCGTACAGGCGCAAGGTGGCCAATGCCGCTTGTTGGCGGTTGATCAGTTCGCGGTCGGCCGATGGCGCTTCGCCACCAAGCACACGCAGCGTGATCCGGTACAGGTCTTCGAGCAATTTGCCCTTCCACGCATTCCAGACTTTCGGGCTGGTGCCACGGATGTCCGACACCGTCAGCAAGTACAGTGCCGTCAGATGGCGCTCATCGCGCACCAGTGCAGCAAAGGCCTGGATCACGTCGGGATCGGACAAGTCCTGCTTCTGCGCGGTCTGCGACATCGTCAGGTGATGCTCGACCAGGAACACGATCAGCTCGGTATCTTCCTTCGACAAGCCGTGCTCGCGACTGAATTTTTCGGCGTCGGCCATGCCTAGTTTGGAATGGTCCCCGCCGCGACCCTTGGCGATATCGTGGAATAGCGCCGCCACATACAGCAGCCATGCGCGCGGAAAATTGGCGATCAGCTGGCTGCAAAACGGATACTCGTGCGAGTGTTCCGGCATCGTAAAACGCCGCACGTTGCGCACCACCATCAGGATGTGCTGGTCGACCGTGTAGACATGGAACAGGTCATGCTGCATTTGTCCGACGATGCGACGGAAATTCGGCAGGTAGCGGCCCAGGATGCTGGTCTGGTTCATGTTGCGCAGCGCATGCGTGATGCCTTGCGGCGAACGCAGAATATCGAGGAATAGTTCGCGATTGACCGGATCACGCCGGAACGCGGCATCGATCTTCAGCCGCGCATGCCACAGCGCCCGCATCGTGCGCGCGGTCATGCCGGTCAGCGCGGTATCGCGCGCCAGCAGCAGGAAGACTTCCAGCATCGCCGATGGCGTGGTGACGAAGGTGTCT comes from Actimicrobium sp. CCC2.4 and encodes:
- the yghU gene encoding glutathione-dependent disulfide-bond oxidoreductase is translated as MTDASTYTPPKIWTADKESGGLFANINRPVSGPTRDKELQRGVHPLQLYSMGTPNGVKVTVMLEELLAAGHTGAEYDAWLIRIHEGDQFGSGFVEINPNSKIPALVDHSGAAPIRIFESGAILVYLAEKFGAFLPTDSARRAECLSWLFWQMGSGPFLGGGFGHFYAYAPLKVEYAIDRYAMEVKRQMDVLDKRLADNEYIAGDEYTIADMAIWPWYGSLAKGLLYDAGEFLQVQEYKNVQRWTNQLAERPAVRRGRMVNRTMGEPSSQLHERHDAGDFATKTQDKLATST
- a CDS encoding NAD(P)-dependent oxidoreductase, encoding MTTPHIGFLGLGSMGAPMARNLLKSGLAVTVYNRTRAVAEAFAADGASIADTAAGAVVEGGIAITMLSNDAALEAVTLGQDGLLHKLGKGGLHISMSTVSPETSKKLAALHAANGSLFLSAPVFGRPEAAAASKLWIVQSGSGDAKQRAKAILTILGQGIHDFGDDPAAANVVKLSGNFMILAAIETMAEAQALAEKNGIDRAALASFFGQTIFACPIYQNYGRTIAERAFEPAGFKLELGMKDVRLVRDVAEAAMVPMPLADLLHDRLLTSLAKQRGKLDWTGIELVTAEDAALR
- a CDS encoding cytochrome P450; this translates as MPDARMPLRQLRDLPGPPTLPIIGNIHQITPDRVHRIVEQWCGQYGDFFRMSLGHATLLVVADHVTIGAILRDRPAGFRRPAVTEKVSHEMGGIPGLFLAEGDDWRNQRRMVMTALSPTAIKAYFPALIKVALRLQQRWNTAAANETPIDLSDDLKRYTVDIIAGLAFGTDVNTIASGEDRIQQHLDVILPMVARRSLALFPYWRYVRLPSDRRLDRSVVALKSAISELIAGAHDRLAAEPARRDNPRNLLEAMLVAAAEPDSGVTDRTVSGNVTTMLLAGEDTTANTIAWMLYLLQAHPAALQQASDEVRRVAPDPAGYTIEQMDALDYVDACALEAMRLKPVAPYIPVQALHDTVIGDIAIPAGTPIWCVLRRHSVDEQFFTAAGSFNPQRWRDAGDEGGADKRIAMPFGAGARTCPGRYLALLEIKMAIALVLGQFDLVSVQTDDGQEPRELMAFVMSPVGLKMTLRRRS
- a CDS encoding HAD-IA family hydrolase; the protein is MLDHAYPVPPLTHLVSDCDGVLIDSEAVALDAMLTSLQSRMADREQLAALIRPRLGLPLVEVLAQLFVILEATPAHGELIAIGEYIEHECDRRLSLVPGVADALAAIALPKAVASNSHSDRVRAALARTGLAPLFGTHIHTPDNSGLPKPDPAVYLAAAAGLGVAPGHCIAVEDSITGATAAVAAGMVVLGYIGGGHVPAGQALRMQALGVHATFDTMSALPELVNALILRR
- a CDS encoding pseudouridine synthase, whose amino-acid sequence is MTEPLRLSKRMSELGLCSRREADVWIEKGWVRVDGKVVSELGSKVLPSQHVTIERQAAAEQSKLVTILINKPMGYVSGQAEDGYQPAVTLIKPENRWAEDHATTQFHPTQLRSLVPAGRLDIDSIGLLVLTQDGRVAKQLIGETTEVEKEYLVRVQYDRPGRLPENQLLKLQHGLTMDGKELLPAKVRWQNEDQLSFILREGKKRQIRRMCDMVGLKVLGLKRVRIGNIKLGDLPVGEWRYLTADEGF
- a CDS encoding [protein-PII] uridylyltransferase, producing MVSLALALKEKLKAEQLDVIARFQDDGKPDNLLAGLRKNVDAALTEAWLACDLPASAALVAVGGYGRGELFPHSDVDVLILLEAAAGPALQEKLEALVQTLWDIGLEIGHSIRTIPECLIESAADITVQTSLLEARLVTGNRKLFRFLQERCSAAMDPQAFFEAKTLELHQRHAKYEDTPYSLEPNCKESPGGLRDLQVILWVAKAAGLGDSWRKLAQRGLITSTEARQLVQKERAFKDIRIRLHILTRRREDRLVFDVQTAIAETFGFKTSETRRASEYLMQRYYWAAKAVTQLNVILLQNIGAQLFPMPTVTVPINPRFNDINGLIEIADEDTFVTTPSAMLEVFLLLARDTALTGMTARTMRALWHARLKIDAAFRRDPVNRELFLDILRSPQGITHALRNMNQTSILGRYLPNFRRIVGQMQHDLFHVYTVDQHILMVVRNVRRFTMPEHSHEYPFCSQLIANFPRAWLLYVAALFHDIAKGRGGDHSKLGMADAEKFSREHGLSKEDTELIVFLVEHHLTMSQTAQKQDLSDPDVIQAFAALVRDERHLTALYLLTVSDIRGTSPKVWNAWKGKLLEDLYRITLRVLGGEAPSADRELINRQQAALATLRLYGLPADAHEVLWKQLDVAYFLRHDASDIAWQTRALYGRFDSPTPVVKCRLATIGEGLQVTVYLKDQPDLFARICSYFDQKNFSILDAKIHTTRHGYALDTFLVTEPNFANNYRDIISLIEHELTHLLSSAEPLPEPKRGRLSRLSRTFPITPTVDLRPDDRGQYYLLSVSANDRNGLLYAIASVLATYRISLHTAKIMTLGERVEDVFLVDGPTLNNARSQIQLETDLLDALRV